In Phenylobacterium hankyongense, the sequence CAGCGCGTCGACGATCCCCGGCTCGGTCGAGGCGTGGCCGGCGTCCCAGACCACCTCGAAGCGCGCCTCCGGCCACGCGGCCTTCAGGTTCCAGGCGGCCTCCATCGGCGTCACCACGTCGAACCGGCCCTGCACGATCCAGCCGGGCATGCCGCGGATCTTCTCCATGTTTTTCAGGATCCAGCCTTCCTCGGGGAAGAAGCCGTGGTTGGCGAAGAAGTGGCATTCGATCCGAGCGAAGGCGATGGCGAAGTCGATCTCGTTGAACTTCGAGGGCCGGGCTTCGGGTCCGCGGATCGAGATGGTGTCGCCTTCCCACTGGCTCCAGGCCGCGGCCGCCTCCGCCTGCACCCGGCGGTCGGCGTGGGTCAGGCGCTTGTGGTAGGCGCTGATCATGTCGCCGCGCTCTTCGGGCGGGATCGGGGCGCAGAACCGCGCCCAGGCGTCCGGGAACATCATCGAGGCCCCGTCCTGGTAGAACCAGCGCAGCTCCCGCGCGGTGAGCAGGAAGACGCCGCGCAGCACCAGGGCCTCGACCCGGTCGGGATGGGTGATGGCGTAGGCCAGCGCCAGGGTGGAGCCCCAGGAGCCGCCGAACACCGTCCACTTCTCGACGCCCAGGTGCTCGCGCAGCCGCTCGATGTCGGCGATCAGCGACCAGGTGGTGTTGTCCTCGAGGCTGGCGTTGGGCCGGCTCTTGCCGCAGCCGCGCTGGTCGAACAGCGCCATCCGCCATTTCGCAGGGTCGAAGAACCGCCGCATGGTCGGGTTGATCGCGCCGCCGGGGCCGCCGTGCAGGATGACGCACGGCTTGCCGTCCTTCTTGCCGCACTCCTCGTAGTAGATCTCGTGCGGGCCGCCGGTGGGCAGCCAGCCGGAGCTGAACGGATCGGTTTCCGGGAACAACCCGCGCCGGTTGGCGGAGGCCGAGACGGCGGGGGCAGGCGTGTTGCGTTCCATTGGCGGCAATCTACCGCGGGAAGCGCCGGTCCATCCAGTCAAGGATCAGCCGGTTGACCTCCTGCGGCTTCTCCTGCTGCGTCCAGTGGCCGGATCCGTGGATCATGTGCATCTCCAGGTCACCGATCATGCCGGGCATGCCCTCCGCCATGGCCGGCGTCAGCACGGCGTCGTTCTCGGCGGTGATCATCAGGCACGGCAATCCGTCGATGCGGGTGGGAAGGCCCTCCGAGCGCTCCCAGTTCCGCGTGAAGTTGCGGTACCAGTTGATCCCGCCGGTGAAGCCGGTGCGGCGGAAACTCTCGACGAACACCGCCAGCTCCTCGGCGCTCAGCAGCTGACTGCCCTGGTCGGTCGGGTCCCAGCGGGCCAGCAGGTCCTTGAAGGCGAAGGTGGAGCCGCCTTCCGGCGGCGGCTGCGTGGCGGCGGTCAGGGCGGCCGGCTTGCGCATGAAGAAGCGCATGGTCTTCTCCACGTCGGCGCCGAGCACGGCGTCGGCGTCCCCCGGCGTCTGGAACCAGACGATGTACATGTCGGGCCCGAAGCGGGCGCGGAAGATGACGATGGGATCGACCGGCGAGCGCGGCAGGAACGGCGTGTTCAGCCCGATGACCCCGGCCACCCGGTCGCGATGCATCAGCGGCATCTGCCAGACGACGATGCCGCCCCAGTCGTGGCCGCAGAACACCGCCTTCTCCGCGCCCAGGTGGTCCAGCAGGCCCACGAGGTCGCCGGTGAGGTGCTCCATGTCGTAGTCGGCGACCGCCTGCGGCCCGGAGGTCAGGCCATAGCCGCGCTGGTCCGGGGCGATCACCCAGCGGCCGGCGTCGGCCAGGGCCTTGATCTGGTGTCGCCAGGAGAAGGCCAGCTCCGGGAAGCCGTGGCACAGGACGATGGGAACGCCTTCGCGCGGGCCGGCTTCGTAGTAGGCCATGTCGAGGCCGTTCACCGCGGCGTGCTTCACCGCGGGCATTTGCGCTTGCAGGGCTGACATCCGGGTGGCCTTCCGTGTGTGGCGACAGCTTTGCAGCATAAGCCGCCGCACTGGAATGAGGGACGATGATCGAGCGGGCGCCAACTGAGCCGACGCCGTGGGGGCTGGTGATCCTGTTGGGGGCGCTCACCGCGCTCGGTCCGCTGGCCATCGACATGTACCTGCCGAGCCTGCCCTCCATCGGGTCGGACCTGCACGCCTCGGCCTCGCAGACGCAGTCCACCGTCGCCGCCTTCCTGGCCGGCATGGCCATCGGCCAGTTCCTCTATGGCCCGGCGTCGGACCGTTTCGGGCGCAAGCCGCCGATCCTGATCGGCATCGTGATCTATGTGGCGGCGTCGGCCGCCTGCGCCCTGGCGAAATCGCCCGACCTCCTGATCGTCGCCCGCTTCGTGCAGGCGTTCGGCGCCTGCGCCGGCGGGGTGGTCAGCCGCGCCGTCGTCCGCGACCGCTTCGGCCACGCCGAGACAGCGCGGGTGCTGTCGCTGATGATGCTGATCATGGGGCTGGCGCCGATCCTGGCGCCGCTGCTGGGCGGGGTGTTCCTGACCCTCGGCGGGTGGCGCGTGATCTTCTGGTTCATGACCGCCTTCGGCCTGATCATGGGCCTCGCCACCGTCTTGCGGATGAAGGAGTCGCGCTCGGAGGCGACCTCGGCCCAGGCCCGCTCGGAGAACCCGATCAAGGCCTATGCGGCGCTGCTCCGGCAGCCGCGGCTGATCGGCTACGCCCTGGCGGGGTGCCTGAACGGGGCGATGCTGTTCACCTATGTGGCGACCTCGCCGGAGCTGCTGATCCAGACCTACAGGATCCCGGCCTCGGCGTTCGGCTGGGTGTTCGGGCTGAACGCCGTGGGCATCATCGGCGGCAACCAGGTGAACCGGTTCCTGCTGCGCCGCCGCACCCCCGACCAGGTGCTGGCGCGCTCCAGCCTGATCGCCGTGGGGTTCGCCCTGGTGCTGGCGCTGGCCGCGGTGACCGGGATCGGCGGGGCGTGGAGCGTGCTCGGCGTGCTGTTCCTGCTGCTCTCGACCTACGGCTTCATGCAGGGCAACACCATGGCCGGCGCCCTCAACGTCGATCCGCTGCGGGCCGGCTCGACCTCGGCGCTGATCGGCGGCCTGTCGTTCGGCACCGGGGCCATCGCCTCCTGGGCGGCCGGCGTGCTGTACGACGGCACGCCGCGGCCGATGGCGCTGGTGATGCTGGTGACGCTGATCGGGTCGGCGCTGGCCGTCCACCTGCTGGCGTTGCCCAAGCGCGGCTGAGGCGCGGGCGACCGGATCAGCTGCGCTCGATCTCCGCCGCTGCCCAGGCCAGCACCAGCCAGCCGGCGAGGAACAGCAGGCCGCCGATCGGCGTCACCGCCCCCAGCCAGCGCGGGCCGCCCAGCGCCATCGCATAGAGCGAGCCCGAGAACAGCGCGACGCCCGGCAGGAACAGCGCCGGCGCGAAGCGGGCGCGGCGGGCGCCCAGCTGCATCATCCCCGCGGCGGCGTAGGTCGCCAGCACGTGCATGAAGCCGTACTGCGCGCCGGTCCGCAGCCACTCCTGGGCCTTGGGATCGGCGATCCCGTGCGCCGCGAACGCGCCCATGGCCACGGAGGCGAACCCGCCGAGCGCCGCCAGCACCAGCCAGGTGCGGCGGGTCCAGAACGCCCTCAACCCCAGACCTGCGGGCGGCGGCGCTTCCAGGGAACTTCCTTCTCCAGCTGCGCGGCGAGGCGGAAGAGGGTGGCCTCGTCGGCGAAGCGGGCGGTGAACATCATCCCCACCGGCAGGCCGTCGGCGGACATCTCCAGCGGCAGGGAGAGGGACGGCTGGCCGGAGAAGTTGAACGGCGGCGTGAACGGGAAGACCGCGCCCTGCCGGCGGTTCACCTCCCGCGGCTCCAGGTTCACCGGGTCCATGTGGCCGATCTCCGGGACCGGCGCGCCCATCACCGGGCTGAGGTAGACGTCCCAGTCCTGGAAGAAGGCCAGCGTCCGGCGGTTCAACACCCGCAGGTCCTGCCAGCCGCGCCAGGCCATCTCCCCGGTCACCTTGCGGCCGCCCTTCAGCGAGGCCCAGGTCAGCGGCTCCAGCTCGTCCTGTTCGGGTTCGCGGCCGACCTGTTCGATCAGCCGCGCCATGTCGGCGGCGAAGTTGGCGCCCGAGACCGGCGCGCGGGCGGCGTAGAGCGCGCGGTAGTCGAGCCCCATGCCCTTCTCGACCACCTCGTGCCCGAGTTGCTTCAGGAGGTCCGCGGTCCGCTCCAGCGCCGCCTGGATCTGCGGATCGATCGGCCGGCCGGACGGCGTCTCGGAGGACCAGGCGATGCGCAGCCGGCCCGGGCTGCGCTCGATCTCCTCGACGTAGGGGCGCTCCTTCGGCGGGGCGGCGAACGGGGCGTCGGCGCGCGGCGTGCCGGTGGCGTCCAGCATGGCGGCGCTGTCGCGGACGGTGCGGGTGACCACGTGGTCGACGGTGAAGCCCATGGCGTAGGCGGTGTCGTCGGCGCCGTTCGGGTTGCGGTCGCGGGTCACCTTCAGCCCCACCAGGCCGCAGCAGGCGGCGGGGATGCGGATCGAGCCCAGGCCGTCGGAGGCGTGCGCCATCGGCACGATCCCGGCCGCCACCGCCGCGGCCGCGCCGCCGGAGGAGCCGCCGGAGATGTGGCGCGGGTTCCAGGGATTGCGGCAGGCGCCGAGGAAGGCGCCCTCCGTCGTGCCGGTGATGCCGTATTCCGGCGTGTTGGTCTTGCCCAGCGGCACGACGCCGGCCTGGCGGTAGCGGCGGGTGAGGTCGCCATCCTCGGTGTCGACCACGCCGCGTGCGAAGCGGCTGCCGTAGCTGCGCGGCCAGCCGGCGACCGGCATGCCGAGGTCCTTGATCAGGAAGGGCACGCCGCGGAACGGCCCGTCGGGCAGCTCGCCCTTCGCCCAGGCGCGGGCGTCGTCGTAGCCCTTGTAGACCACCGCGTTGAGCGTGGGATTGTGCCGCTCGATCCGTTCGATGGCGGCCTCGGCCAGCTCGCCCGGCGTGACCTCGCGCTTGCGGACCAGCTCCGCCAGACCGAGCCCGTCGTAGTCGGAATAGTCGTCCACACGCCGCCTCCCTTATCGCTGATCAGACATTACGCCCCGAAGCGTCGGCGGCAACCGGGCGTGAACTCCGCAGGGTTTCGCGACTCGATCCGGTGTCGGCTAGAACGTGGTGATGTCGCTCCCCGTCCGCCTGGGCCTCTTCTATGGGACGATCTTCGTCGGCACCGGGGCGAACTCGCCCTACATGCCGGTGTGGTTCGCCCATCACGGCCTGTCGGGGGCGCAGATCGGGCTGATCCTGTCGCTGCCGATGCTGGCGCGGGTGTTCACCGCGCCGCTGCTGGCGGTCTGGGCCGACAGCTTCAAATATCGCCGCACCGGTCTGATTTTGCTGAGCCTTGCGGTGGCGATCGCCTACGCCCTGATGGCCCTGCCGTTCGGCTTCGCCTGGTGGATGGTGGTCTGGTTCGCCGCCTCGTCGATGTTCCCGACGCTGTCGCCGCTGACCGACGTCATCGTCCTGTCGCGGGCGCGGAAAGACGGGTTCAACTACGGCTGGCCGCGCGGCATCGGCTCGGCCGCCTTCATCGTCGCCAACCTCGGGATGGGCGCCCTCTTGGCCCGCGGCTCGCCGGAGCTGGTGCTGGTGTGGATCACCGCGGCGGTGACCCTGACCGCGGTGGGCGCGCGGCTGCTGTTGCCGCCCGACCTGGTGCACGAGGCCGGCCACGTCCCGGCCGCCGGCGAGCGGATGGCGGGCCTCGGCGGCCTGCTGCGCGACCCGGCGTTCCTGACCGCGGTGCTGGCGGCCGGCCTGATCCAGTCGGCGCACGCCTTCTACTACGGCTTCTCGACGCTGGCCTGGAAGCAGCAGGGCATCCCGGAGCACGTCACCGGCATGCTCTGGGCGGTGGGGGTGACGGCGGAGGTCGGCTTCCTCTGGTTCATGGAGCCGTGGCGGCGGCGGGTGGGGCCGCGCAACCTGCTGGTGCTGGGCGGCGCGGGGGCCGTCGTGCGCTGGGGCGCGCTGGCGTTCTCGCCGCCGCTCTGGGCGCTGTTCCCCCTGCAGACCCTGCACGTGCTCAGCTATGCGGCGACCTTCCTGGCCTCCCTGCAGCTGGTGGAGCGGCTGTCGACGCCGCGCAACGCCACGGCCGCCCAGGCGATCAACTCGGCGCTCTCCGGCGGCGTGCTCTCCGGCCTCGCCACCCTGGGCTCCGGCTGGCTGTTCGACCGCTTCGGGGCTCACGGCTACCTGCTGATGGCGGCGATGACCGCCGCCGGCCTGGTGGGCGCGGTCCGGCTCTACGGGGTGCGCCGGCTCGATCCCGCCTAGCTCGGCGCGCGCCTGACCCCGCGACAGCCTTGCGGAGGCGCCGCCGCCGGCGCCTAGATGAGCCATGCGCGCGCTCAACGTTTCGGAACCCTGGGGCCTCGACCATCTGAAGGTGGTCGAACTGCCCGACCCCAAGCCTGGCCCCGGCGAGGTGCTGGTGCGGATGCGGACGGTCTCGCTGAACTACCGCGACCTGATGATGGTCCAGGGGATGTACGGCCGCGCGGGCGCCATGGCCGGCGCGATCACGCCCTTCTCGGACGGCTGCGGGGTGGTGGAGGCGCTGGGCGAGGGCGTCACCCGCCTGGCGGTCGGCGACCGCGTGGCGACCATGTTCTTCCAGGGCTGGATCTGCGGGCCGCCCACCCTGGAGAAGGCGCAGACCGCGCTCGGCTATCCGATCCCGGGCGCCGGGCGGGAGCTCGGTGTGTTCAGCCAAGAGGGGCTGTCAAAGGTCCCGGATTTCCTCAGCGACCAGGAGGTCGCGACGCTGCCGTGCGCGGGGCTCACCGCCTGGCGGGCGCTGTTCGAGGACGCCCGGCTGCAGCCGGGCGACACGGTTGTCCTGCAGGGCACGGGCGGGGTCTCGGTGTTCGGGCTGCAGTTCGCGCACGCGGCGGGCCTGAAGACGGTGATCACCTCGTCCTCCGACGAGAAGCTGGAGCGGGCCAGGGCGCTGGGTGCGGACCACCTGGTGAACTATCGCCAGACGCCGGAATGGTCGAAGCCGGTGCGCGAGGCCACCGGCGGGCGCGGCGCGGACTTCGTCATGGAGGTTGGCGGCGGCGGCACCATCCAGCAGAGCATGCGGGCGGTCCGCATCGGCGGGCACATCGCCATCATCGGCGTGGTGGCCGGCGCCGGCGAGGGCTTCAACCCCGCGGGCCTGATCGGCAACTCCGCCCGGCTGCAAGGCGTGTTCGTGGGCTCGCGGGACATGTTCGAAGCCATGTGCCGGGCCATCGAGCTGCATCGGATCCACCCGGTGGTCGACCGGGTCTTTCCATGGACCGAGGCGGCCGCCGGGCTGGAGGCCATGCGCGCCGGCCAGCACTTCGGCAAGATCGTGCTCGAGTTCTGAAACAGGAGTTCCGGCCGGCGGGTCAGATGCCGGGGTCGAAGCCGCCTTCCAGCCGCGCCACGATGATCTCAGCCGCCTCTTCCGGCGAGAGCCTGGTGGTGTCGATGTGGATCTCGGGGTGCTCCGGCGGCTCGTAGGGGCTGTCGACGCCGGTGAAGTTCTTCAGCTCGCCGGCCCGGGCCTTCTTGTAGAGGCCCTTGACGTCGCGGCGCTCGGCCTCGGCCAGGGGAGTGTCGACGAACACCTCGACGAACTCGCGCTCGCCCACCAGCTCGCGGGCCATCCGCCGCTCGGCGCGGAACGGGGAGATGAAGGACACCAGCACGATCAGCCCGGCGTCGACCATCAGCTTGGCCACCTCGGCGACGCGGCGGATGTTCTCGACCCGGTCCTCGTCGGTGAAGCCCAGGTCCTTGTTGAGGCCGTGGCGGACGTTGTCGCCGTCGAGCAGGTAGGTGTGGCGGCCGTCCACGTGCAGGCGGCGCTCGACCATGTTGGCGATGGTCGACTTGCCGGCGCCCGACAGCCCGGTCAGCCAGACGACGCGCGCCTTCTGGCCCTTGGACGCGGAGCGGACCTCCTTGTTCAGGTCCAGCGCCTGCCAGTGGATGTTCTGGCTGCGGCGCAGCGCGAAATGCAGCATGCCCGCGCCGACCGTGCGGTTGGAGATCCGGTCGATGAGGATGAAGCCGCCGAGGTCCTTGTTGTCGGCGTAGGGGTCGAAGGCGATGGCCGCGTCGAGCGCCAGGTTGCAGACGCCGATCTCGTTCAGCTCCAGCCGCGTCGCGGCCAGGTGCTCGAGGGTGTTGACGTTGACCTTGTACTTGGGCTCGGCGATCTGCGCGGCGGTGGTGCGGGTCCCGAGCTTCATCAGGTAGGAGCGGCCCGGCAGCATGGCCTCCTCGTCGAACCAGACGATGGTGGCCTCGAACTGGTCGGCGACGGCCGGCGGCGCGTCGGCCTGGGCGAGGACGTCGCCGCGGGAGACGTCGATCTCGTCGGCCAGGGTCAGGGTCACCGACTGGCCGGCCGCCGCCTCGGGCAGGTCGCCGCCCAGGGTGACGATGCGCTCGACCCTGCTCTCGCGGCCGGACGGCAGGGCCTTCAGCCTGTCGCCGGGCCGCACCACGCCCGAGGCGATGAAGCCGGAGAAGCCGCGGAAGTCGAGGTTGGGGCGGTTCACCCACTGCACCGGCATGCGGAACGGCTGGCTGCGCAGGTCGTCCTCGACCGGCGCGTCCTCCAGCCAGCGCATCAGCGGCGGGCCGGCGTACCAGGGCGTCTTGGCCGAGGGCTCGGTGATGTTCTCGCCCTTCAGCGCCGACATCGGGATGGCGGTGAAGTCGGTGAGGCCGATCTGGGCGGCGAAGGCGCGGTAGTCGGCGAGGATCTCGTCGAACCGGGCTTGCGACCAGTCCACCAGGTCCATCTTGTTGATCGCCAGCACCACGTGGCGGATGCCCAGGAGGCTCACCAGATAGCTGTGCCGGCGGGTCTGGGTCAGCACGCCCTTGCGGGCGTCGATTAGGATCACCGCGGCGTCGGCGGTCGAGGCGCCGGTGACCATGTTGCGGGTGTACTGCTCGTGGCCGGGGGTGTCGGCGACGATGAACTTGCGCTTGTCCGTCGAGAAGAAGCGGTAGGCGACGTCGATGGTGATGCCCTGCTCGCGCTCGGCGGCGAGGCCGTCCACCAAGAGGGCGAAGTCGATGTCGCCGCCCTGGGTGCCGACCCGCTTGGAGTCGGCTTCGAGGGCCGCCAGCTGGTCCTCGAAGATCATCTTGGAGTCGTAGAGCAGCCGGCCGATCAGCGTCGACTTGCCGTCGTCCACCGAGCCGCAGGTGAGGAAGCGCAGCAGCGACTTGTGCTGGTGCTGATGGAGGTAGGCCTCGATGTCCTCGGCGATCAGGTCGGATTGGTGGGCCATCAGAAATAGCCCTCCTGCTTCTTCTTCTCCATCGAGGCGGCCTGGTCGTGGTCGATCATCCGGCCCTGGCGCTCGGAGGTGGTGGTGAGCAGCATCTCCTGGATGATCTCGGGCAGGGTGGCGGCGGTGCTCTCGACGGCGCCGGTCAGCGGATAGCAGCCGAGCGTGCGGAACCGCACCGACTTCATCATCGGGGTCTCGCCGGGGCGCAGCGGCATGCGGTCGTCGTCGACCATGATCAGCGCGCCGTCGCGCTCCACCACCGGGCGCTCGGCCGAATAGTAGAGCGGCACGATCGGGATCTTCTCCAGGTGGATGTATTGCCAGATGTCGAGCTCGGTCCAGTTGGAGATCGGGAACACCCGGATGCTCTCGCCGGGGTTCTTGCGGGCGTTGTAGAGCCGCCAGAGCTCGGGGCGCTGGTTCTTCGGGTCCCAGCGGTGTTGGGCCGAGCGGAAGGAGAAGATCCGCTCCTTGGCCCGCGACTTCTCCTCGTCGCGCCGCGCGCCGCCGAAGGCCGCGTCGAAGCCGTACTTGTCCAGCGCCTGCTTCAGTCCCTCGGTCTTCCAGATGTCGGTGTGCAGTGCCGAGCCGTGGTCGAAGGGGTTGATGTTGCGGGCGATCGCGTCGGGGTTCTTGTGCACCAGCAGCTCGAAGCCGAGCTCCTG encodes:
- a CDS encoding MFS transporter → MSLPVRLGLFYGTIFVGTGANSPYMPVWFAHHGLSGAQIGLILSLPMLARVFTAPLLAVWADSFKYRRTGLILLSLAVAIAYALMALPFGFAWWMVVWFAASSMFPTLSPLTDVIVLSRARKDGFNYGWPRGIGSAAFIVANLGMGALLARGSPELVLVWITAAVTLTAVGARLLLPPDLVHEAGHVPAAGERMAGLGGLLRDPAFLTAVLAAGLIQSAHAFYYGFSTLAWKQQGIPEHVTGMLWAVGVTAEVGFLWFMEPWRRRVGPRNLLVLGGAGAVVRWGALAFSPPLWALFPLQTLHVLSYAATFLASLQLVERLSTPRNATAAQAINSALSGGVLSGLATLGSGWLFDRFGAHGYLLMAAMTAAGLVGAVRLYGVRRLDPA
- a CDS encoding DUF423 domain-containing protein, producing MGAFAAHGIADPKAQEWLRTGAQYGFMHVLATYAAAGMMQLGARRARFAPALFLPGVALFSGSLYAMALGGPRWLGAVTPIGGLLFLAGWLVLAWAAAEIERS
- the cysD gene encoding sulfate adenylyltransferase subunit CysD; the encoded protein is MDARVAPSPISAEGVTSAPMLTHLQRLEAESIHIMREVVAECERPVMLYSIGKDSAVMLHLAAKAFYPSKPPFPLLHVDTTWKFRAMYEMRERMAQELGFELLVHKNPDAIARNINPFDHGSALHTDIWKTEGLKQALDKYGFDAAFGGARRDEEKSRAKERIFSFRSAQHRWDPKNQRPELWRLYNARKNPGESIRVFPISNWTELDIWQYIHLEKIPIVPLYYSAERPVVERDGALIMVDDDRMPLRPGETPMMKSVRFRTLGCYPLTGAVESTAATLPEIIQEMLLTTTSERQGRMIDHDQAASMEKKKQEGYF
- a CDS encoding alpha/beta fold hydrolase — its product is MSALQAQMPAVKHAAVNGLDMAYYEAGPREGVPIVLCHGFPELAFSWRHQIKALADAGRWVIAPDQRGYGLTSGPQAVADYDMEHLTGDLVGLLDHLGAEKAVFCGHDWGGIVVWQMPLMHRDRVAGVIGLNTPFLPRSPVDPIVIFRARFGPDMYIVWFQTPGDADAVLGADVEKTMRFFMRKPAALTAATQPPPEGGSTFAFKDLLARWDPTDQGSQLLSAEELAVFVESFRRTGFTGGINWYRNFTRNWERSEGLPTRIDGLPCLMITAENDAVLTPAMAEGMPGMIGDLEMHMIHGSGHWTQQEKPQEVNRLILDWMDRRFPR
- a CDS encoding zinc-dependent alcohol dehydrogenase family protein, with the protein product MRALNVSEPWGLDHLKVVELPDPKPGPGEVLVRMRTVSLNYRDLMMVQGMYGRAGAMAGAITPFSDGCGVVEALGEGVTRLAVGDRVATMFFQGWICGPPTLEKAQTALGYPIPGAGRELGVFSQEGLSKVPDFLSDQEVATLPCAGLTAWRALFEDARLQPGDTVVLQGTGGVSVFGLQFAHAAGLKTVITSSSDEKLERARALGADHLVNYRQTPEWSKPVREATGGRGADFVMEVGGGGTIQQSMRAVRIGGHIAIIGVVAGAGEGFNPAGLIGNSARLQGVFVGSRDMFEAMCRAIELHRIHPVVDRVFPWTEAAAGLEAMRAGQHFGKIVLEF
- the pip gene encoding prolyl aminopeptidase, coding for MERNTPAPAVSASANRRGLFPETDPFSSGWLPTGGPHEIYYEECGKKDGKPCVILHGGPGGAINPTMRRFFDPAKWRMALFDQRGCGKSRPNASLEDNTTWSLIADIERLREHLGVEKWTVFGGSWGSTLALAYAITHPDRVEALVLRGVFLLTARELRWFYQDGASMMFPDAWARFCAPIPPEERGDMISAYHKRLTHADRRVQAEAAAAWSQWEGDTISIRGPEARPSKFNEIDFAIAFARIECHFFANHGFFPEEGWILKNMEKIRGMPGWIVQGRFDVVTPMEAAWNLKAAWPEARFEVVWDAGHASTEPGIVDALVRATDQAFTL
- the cysN gene encoding sulfate adenylyltransferase subunit CysN, giving the protein MAHQSDLIAEDIEAYLHQHQHKSLLRFLTCGSVDDGKSTLIGRLLYDSKMIFEDQLAALEADSKRVGTQGGDIDFALLVDGLAAEREQGITIDVAYRFFSTDKRKFIVADTPGHEQYTRNMVTGASTADAAVILIDARKGVLTQTRRHSYLVSLLGIRHVVLAINKMDLVDWSQARFDEILADYRAFAAQIGLTDFTAIPMSALKGENITEPSAKTPWYAGPPLMRWLEDAPVEDDLRSQPFRMPVQWVNRPNLDFRGFSGFIASGVVRPGDRLKALPSGRESRVERIVTLGGDLPEAAAGQSVTLTLADEIDVSRGDVLAQADAPPAVADQFEATIVWFDEEAMLPGRSYLMKLGTRTTAAQIAEPKYKVNVNTLEHLAATRLELNEIGVCNLALDAAIAFDPYADNKDLGGFILIDRISNRTVGAGMLHFALRRSQNIHWQALDLNKEVRSASKGQKARVVWLTGLSGAGKSTIANMVERRLHVDGRHTYLLDGDNVRHGLNKDLGFTDEDRVENIRRVAEVAKLMVDAGLIVLVSFISPFRAERRMARELVGEREFVEVFVDTPLAEAERRDVKGLYKKARAGELKNFTGVDSPYEPPEHPEIHIDTTRLSPEEAAEIIVARLEGGFDPGI
- a CDS encoding multidrug effflux MFS transporter is translated as MIERAPTEPTPWGLVILLGALTALGPLAIDMYLPSLPSIGSDLHASASQTQSTVAAFLAGMAIGQFLYGPASDRFGRKPPILIGIVIYVAASAACALAKSPDLLIVARFVQAFGACAGGVVSRAVVRDRFGHAETARVLSLMMLIMGLAPILAPLLGGVFLTLGGWRVIFWFMTAFGLIMGLATVLRMKESRSEATSAQARSENPIKAYAALLRQPRLIGYALAGCLNGAMLFTYVATSPELLIQTYRIPASAFGWVFGLNAVGIIGGNQVNRFLLRRRTPDQVLARSSLIAVGFALVLALAAVTGIGGAWSVLGVLFLLLSTYGFMQGNTMAGALNVDPLRAGSTSALIGGLSFGTGAIASWAAGVLYDGTPRPMALVMLVTLIGSALAVHLLALPKRG
- a CDS encoding amidase, producing MDDYSDYDGLGLAELVRKREVTPGELAEAAIERIERHNPTLNAVVYKGYDDARAWAKGELPDGPFRGVPFLIKDLGMPVAGWPRSYGSRFARGVVDTEDGDLTRRYRQAGVVPLGKTNTPEYGITGTTEGAFLGACRNPWNPRHISGGSSGGAAAAVAAGIVPMAHASDGLGSIRIPAACCGLVGLKVTRDRNPNGADDTAYAMGFTVDHVVTRTVRDSAAMLDATGTPRADAPFAAPPKERPYVEEIERSPGRLRIAWSSETPSGRPIDPQIQAALERTADLLKQLGHEVVEKGMGLDYRALYAARAPVSGANFAADMARLIEQVGREPEQDELEPLTWASLKGGRKVTGEMAWRGWQDLRVLNRRTLAFFQDWDVYLSPVMGAPVPEIGHMDPVNLEPREVNRRQGAVFPFTPPFNFSGQPSLSLPLEMSADGLPVGMMFTARFADEATLFRLAAQLEKEVPWKRRRPQVWG